GATTTGCTGGGGGAGATGGAGCATCCCCGTCTCGGCTCCTACATCGCCCTCAGCGAGGAAGTAGGGGAAGTGGCCGATGAGATCATGAACCTGGAGATCTACGGCCGGAAGCACGATACCGCCGACCTCGCCTCCGAAATGGGGGATGTCATGGTCGCTCTCTGCGAACTCGCCAATGTCTACGGGATCGACCTGGAATCCGTCTTTACCGCCAAGGT
This genomic stretch from bacterium harbors:
- a CDS encoding MazG-like family protein, producing the protein MKISQAQQAIKDLLGEMEHPRLGSYIALSEEVGEVADEIMNLEIYGRKHDTADLASEMGDVMVALCELANVYGIDLESVFTAKVEELKPRVSEWERTLAETLRLNRERLD